Proteins encoded in a region of the Streptomyces akebiae genome:
- a CDS encoding DUF6891 domain-containing protein, with protein MKIDGGDPTRTNEPIDTDGPTAKDADGPAVEDTDRLAVKVETENWEKHARITAERLRELVCRIGEHGDRFLVVQRIPDVPDVFVQVWHQRADDGTDGEYQLEHREGRDRFFGTVLTDPERVAQAMTGWARRTAGWDTGIEWTPLEHDAPEEVPELDDDVQEQVEERVRELLRCGYGDRAQLTEAAEEYLVEGDHRPVSRAQARQLVDRLWVERLAEQDTWDGVTDPERLTRAFAALQGTHGITARENFTCCRSCGTSEIGAEGATDARGFVFFHSQCTEGAAAGHGLMLLYGGFDGSPETTTAVGREVVAALAAQGLSAQWDGDPGTAITVTPLDWQKRLVG; from the coding sequence ATGAAGATCGACGGGGGCGACCCGACTCGTACGAACGAGCCCATCGACACGGACGGGCCGACCGCCAAGGACGCGGACGGACCGGCCGTCGAGGACACGGACCGGCTGGCCGTCAAGGTCGAGACGGAGAACTGGGAGAAGCACGCCCGGATCACGGCGGAGCGGCTGCGCGAGCTGGTGTGCCGGATCGGGGAGCACGGCGACCGTTTCCTGGTCGTCCAGCGGATACCGGACGTGCCGGACGTCTTCGTCCAGGTCTGGCACCAGCGGGCCGACGACGGCACCGACGGCGAGTACCAGCTGGAACACCGCGAGGGCCGCGACCGGTTCTTCGGGACCGTGCTGACCGACCCGGAGCGCGTCGCGCAGGCCATGACCGGCTGGGCTCGGCGGACGGCGGGCTGGGACACCGGCATCGAGTGGACCCCGCTGGAGCACGACGCCCCCGAGGAGGTGCCGGAGCTCGACGACGACGTACAGGAGCAGGTCGAGGAGCGGGTACGGGAGCTGCTGCGCTGCGGATACGGCGACCGGGCACAGCTCACCGAGGCCGCCGAGGAGTACCTGGTCGAGGGCGACCACCGGCCCGTCTCCCGCGCGCAGGCCCGGCAGCTCGTCGACCGGCTCTGGGTGGAGCGGCTCGCCGAGCAGGACACCTGGGACGGGGTCACCGACCCCGAGCGGCTCACCCGTGCCTTCGCGGCGCTCCAGGGGACGCACGGCATCACCGCCCGGGAGAACTTCACCTGCTGCCGCAGCTGCGGTACGAGCGAGATAGGCGCCGAAGGCGCCACGGACGCCCGGGGGTTCGTGTTCTTCCACTCCCAGTGCACCGAGGGCGCCGCCGCCGGGCACGGACTGATGCTGCTCTACGGCGGGTTCGACGGGTCCCCCGAGACCACGACGGCGGTCGGACGGGAGGTCGTCGCGGCCCTCGCGGCGCAGGGGCTGTCCGCACAGTGGGACGGCGATCCCGGCACGGCCATCACCGTCACCCCGCTGGACTGGCAAAAACGCCTGGTCGGCTGA